The genomic DNA CATAAACATCCTTATTCTTCCAGAGGTCTATCTGGGCAAGCGTCTGGTTTGTGAAGCTGTTTGACATTACGAATGAAGGGTGGCCTGTGGCGCAGCCGAGATTGACCAGCCTGCCTTCGGCAAGAAGGAATATGGAATGCCCCTCAGGGAATACATACTTGTCTACCTGCGGTTTGATATTGACCTTCTTGATGCCGGGATATGTATTCAGTTTGTTAACCTGTATCTCATTATCAAAGTGCCCGATGTTGCAGACGATGGCCTGGTCTTTCATCTTGTTCATATGCTCGATCCTGATGATATCCATGTTGCCGGTAGTTGTCACATAGATGTCTCCGACACCGAGAGTGTCTTCAACAGGAGCGACCTGAAACCCTTCCATCGCAGCCTGAAGCGCGCAGATAGGGTCGATCTCCGTGACAATGACCCTTGAGCCGTATTCCTTTAATGACTTGGCGCATCCCTTGCCGACATCGCCGTAGCCGCAGACAACAGAGACCTTTCCTGCCAGCATGACATCCGTAGCCCTCTTTATGCCGTCTGCAAGAGACTCCCTGCATCCGTAGAGGTTGTCGAATTTGGATTTTGTGACAGAGTCGTTCACATTTATCGCCGGAACAAGAAGGGTTCCATTATTCATCATTTCATATAACCTGTGGACTCCGGTTGTGGTCTCCTCGCTTACGCCCTTCCATTCAGGCACGACCTTATGCCATCTTTTATTGTCCTCAACAAGTATTTTCTTTAAGAGGTTGTTGATTATCTGAAGTTCATGATTATCTGTCGGCACATCGAGGATGGCCGCATTGTTTTCCGCTTCATATCCCCTGTGAATGAAGAGAGTGGCGTCTCCGCCGTCGTCAACGATCAGCTGAGGGCCTTTGCCGCCCGGGAATGCCAATGCCTTATCAGTGCACCACCAGTATTCCTCAAGAGTCTCTCCCTTCCATGCGAATACAGGCACGCCTGCCGCTGCTATTGCCGCTGCCGCATGGTCCTGCGTTGAAAAGATGTTGCAGCTCGCCCACCTTACATCAGCGCCTATCTCAACAAGCGTCTCGATAAGCACAGCTGTCTGAATGGTCATGTGGAGAGAGCCGGATACCCTCACACCTTTCAATGGTTTTTCAGATGAGAACTTCTCTCTTATCGACATAAGTCCGGGCATCTCTTTCTCAGCTATCTCTATCTCTTTTCTGCCCCAGTCTGCCAGGCTCATATCTGCTACTTTATAGTCTGCTGCTTTATTCATTTTAAAACCTCCTTAAGTTTGTCAGAATTAACTGACGGAAAGACTTTTTATATGCAATTTTGGCTGAAGATCAAACGAAATCCATTATTTTGGGGTCTATAAAAACATACGGCTTTAATCTCACGGAATAAGGTTCCGCAAGATCAAAGCCGTATTGAATTAATCTATTTAGCGTCCTTTTTAAGCGTCTCTGCCAGATCGGTCTTTTCCCAGGTAAAGCCTTCGCCCTCCCTGCCGAAATGCCCGTAGGCAGCGGTCGGGGTGTATATCGGCCTTAAGAGGTTGAGCATTGTGATGAGGCCGCGCGGCCTGAGGTCAAAGTGCTCCCGCACAAGTTCTATAAGTTTCTCTTCAGACAGCTTGCTTGTGCCAAAGGTCTCAATACTGATGGATATGGGTTCGGCAACTCCGATAGCGTAAGAGACCTGTATCTCGCAGCGGTCAGCCAGGCCGGCAGCTACGATATTCTTTGCCACATAACGTGTGGCATAAGCTGCAGAACGGTCCACCTTGGAAGGGTCTTTGCCTGAGAATGCGCCTCCGCCGTGGCGTGCAGCTCCGCCGTAAGTATCAACGATTATTTTGCGGCCTGTGACTCCGCAGTCACCTACCGGGCCTCCGATCACGAAACGGCCGGTCGGGTTTATATGGAATTTTGTATTGGTGCTGATGAAATCAGCAGGCAGTACCGGCAGGATGATCTCATCCATAACAGCCTCTTTAAGGGTTTTGTAATCAATATCCGGTGAATGCTGGGTTGAAAGAACTACAGCTTCGATACCGACAGGCACATTGTCCTCATAACGGAATGTTACCTGGCTCTTGGCATCAGGACGCAGCCACGGCAGTGTGCCGTTCTTGCGGACTTCGGACTGCCTGCGCATCAGACGGTGAGCGTAGGTTATTGGAGCTGGCATGAGGACATCTGTCTCATTTGTAGCATAGCCGAACATTATGCCCTGATCGCCGGCGCCCTGCGCATGATCATTGGTCTCATCAACGCCTATGGCTATATCTGCGGACTGTTTGTCAATGGATGTCAGCACTGCGCATGACTCCCAGTCAAAACCCATATCTGAACTGTTGTAGCCGATACGTTTTACGGTCTGGCGCACTACACTCTGCATGTCAACCCAAGCTTTTGTGGTAATTTCTCCTGAGATTATTACCATCCCTGTATTTACAAGGGTTTCGCAAGCTACGCGGGCAGCCGGGTCCTGCTCAAAGATTGCGTCAAGGACTGCGTCTGAGATCTGATCAGCGACTTTATCGGGATGTCCCTCTGATACGGACTCGGATGTGAATAGGTGACTCTTTTTCTTCATGAAAGCCTCCAGTTGAGTGGGATTACTTATTAAATAATTTTTATTTGGTTATTGTCAAGGCAAATGGCGGTTTTTTAATTACATTTTCTTTAATTTGATTACATCAATATTAATGAGCTATATTAAAAATCCATTACATTTCAGGGCGATATATATGCTTAAAAATATAACTATCAGGAAAGCAAGGGTTCATAACCTTAAGAACATCGACCTCAGCATCCCTCGTGACAGGTTTACCGTTATCACAGGCCCTTCAGGTTCCGGTAAGTCGTCGCTTGCATTTGATACCATCTATGCTGAGGGCCAGAGGCGTTATGTCGAGAGCCTCTCAGCTTATGCAAGGCAATTCCTTGAGCAGCTTCAGAAGCCTGATGTGGATTCTATCGAGGGGCTTTCTCCGTCAATAGCTGTCGAACAGAAGACAGTTGCAAAGAACCTGCGTTCCACCGTCGGGACGATCACAAAGATATATGATTACCTCAAGGTGGTCTATACACGGATCGGAAAGCTGAACTGCTACAAGTGCGGAAGCCCGATCGCAACCCAGGGGATCTCCAAGATAGTCGAATCTATCGCAGCCCTGCCCAAAGGCACGCGCATCCAGGTATTGTCCCCTGTTGTCATAGGCCGCAAGGGAGAGCATAAAAAAGAACTATTCGATGCGAGAAAGAGGGGTTTTATAAGAGCCCGTATAGACGGCGAGATAGTTGATATTACAAAGGATGTGAAGCTTGGCAAACACAAAAGGCACAGCATAGATATTGTCATTGACAGGCTCATAATCAAGCAGGGTATCGAGAGGCATTTATCAACTGCCATCTCCCATGCCATCGAGCTGACTGATGTCGTGATAATCAATAACACAGAGGATAACAAAGACCTCTTCTTCAGCATGAAGCTTGCCTGCCCGAAATGCGGCATAAACTATCCTGAGATCACGCCCCGCTTCTTCTCCTTTAACAGCCCTTTTGGCGCATGTCCGGAGTGCAGGGGGCTCGGGTATATGGATGCCGAAGAAGAGGAAGATGATACCGGAAGGCTGAATATATGTACTGAATGCAAGGGGATGAGGCTCAGACAGGAGGCGCTCGGTGTCACACTTAACGGGCTGAATATCGGCGAACTGGTCTCCAAACCGATCAGTGAGATAAGACTCTTCATTGCGGAGCTTAAGCTTACTGATATGGAAGAGACGATCATATCAAAGGTCATTAAGGAGATAAAAGAGAGGCTAAATTTTCTTGACAATGTCGGGCTTGGATACATATCCCTCAACAGGCCTGCGCTGACCTTGTCCGGCGGCGAGATACAGAGGATAAGGCTTGCGACGCAGATAGGCTCCTCACTTTCAGGCGTGCTCTATATCTTTGATGAGCCGAGTATCGGGCTGCATCCCAGAGACTGCGGCAGGCTCATCCACAGCCTGCTGAAGTTAAGAGACCTCGGCAATACCGTAATAGTGGTCGAGCATGATGAAGACACGATAAGGAGCGCTGACCATATAATTGATATGGGGCCGGGCGCGGGTGTTCATGGCGGATATGTCGTAGCCGAAGGCGACCTTAAGGATATTACCGCTAACGAGAGGTCTCTGACCGGGCTTTATCTACGGGGGAAGATGTCTATTCCTGTGCCTGCAGCGAGAAGGAGAAGCAATAAATCTATCAAGGTCAAAGGCGCAAGCGAATTCAATCTTAAAAAGATAGATGTTGAATTCCCTCTCGGCATCTTCAACTGCGTGACCGGCGTATCGGGTTCAGGCAAGAGCACGCTTGTGCTTGATATCCTGTATAACGCTCTTGCCAAACGTCTTTACTCTTCCAAGGAGAGGCCGGGGCTGTACAAGAGCATAGAAGGCATAGACCTGATAGACAAGGTTATCAATATAGACCAGTCCCCGCTCGGCAGGAGCCCGCGGTCAAATCCTGCGACATATACCGGGATATTCACCCTTATCAGAAACCTCTTTTCTCAGGCGATTGAGTCAAAGGTCAGGGGTTACAAGCCTAACAGGTTCAGCTTCAATGTCACAGGCGGCAGGTGCGAGGCATGCAAGGGCGACGGCCTTATGAAGGTGACGATGCAC from Thermodesulfovibrionia bacterium includes the following:
- the ahcY gene encoding adenosylhomocysteinase; protein product: MNKAADYKVADMSLADWGRKEIEIAEKEMPGLMSIREKFSSEKPLKGVRVSGSLHMTIQTAVLIETLVEIGADVRWASCNIFSTQDHAAAAIAAAGVPVFAWKGETLEEYWWCTDKALAFPGGKGPQLIVDDGGDATLFIHRGYEAENNAAILDVPTDNHELQIINNLLKKILVEDNKRWHKVVPEWKGVSEETTTGVHRLYEMMNNGTLLVPAINVNDSVTKSKFDNLYGCRESLADGIKRATDVMLAGKVSVVCGYGDVGKGCAKSLKEYGSRVIVTEIDPICALQAAMEGFQVAPVEDTLGVGDIYVTTTGNMDIIRIEHMNKMKDQAIVCNIGHFDNEIQVNKLNTYPGIKKVNIKPQVDKYVFPEGHSIFLLAEGRLVNLGCATGHPSFVMSNSFTNQTLAQIDLWKNKDVYEKKVYRLSKELDEEVARLHLAKIGVKLTKLTQEQADYIGVRIEGPYKAEHYRY
- the metK gene encoding methionine adenosyltransferase is translated as MKKKSHLFTSESVSEGHPDKVADQISDAVLDAIFEQDPAARVACETLVNTGMVIISGEITTKAWVDMQSVVRQTVKRIGYNSSDMGFDWESCAVLTSIDKQSADIAIGVDETNDHAQGAGDQGIMFGYATNETDVLMPAPITYAHRLMRRQSEVRKNGTLPWLRPDAKSQVTFRYEDNVPVGIEAVVLSTQHSPDIDYKTLKEAVMDEIILPVLPADFISTNTKFHINPTGRFVIGGPVGDCGVTGRKIIVDTYGGAARHGGGAFSGKDPSKVDRSAAYATRYVAKNIVAAGLADRCEIQVSYAIGVAEPISISIETFGTSKLSEEKLIELVREHFDLRPRGLITMLNLLRPIYTPTAAYGHFGREGEGFTWEKTDLAETLKKDAK
- the uvrA gene encoding excinuclease ABC subunit UvrA yields the protein MLKNITIRKARVHNLKNIDLSIPRDRFTVITGPSGSGKSSLAFDTIYAEGQRRYVESLSAYARQFLEQLQKPDVDSIEGLSPSIAVEQKTVAKNLRSTVGTITKIYDYLKVVYTRIGKLNCYKCGSPIATQGISKIVESIAALPKGTRIQVLSPVVIGRKGEHKKELFDARKRGFIRARIDGEIVDITKDVKLGKHKRHSIDIVIDRLIIKQGIERHLSTAISHAIELTDVVIINNTEDNKDLFFSMKLACPKCGINYPEITPRFFSFNSPFGACPECRGLGYMDAEEEEDDTGRLNICTECKGMRLRQEALGVTLNGLNIGELVSKPISEIRLFIAELKLTDMEETIISKVIKEIKERLNFLDNVGLGYISLNRPALTLSGGEIQRIRLATQIGSSLSGVLYIFDEPSIGLHPRDCGRLIHSLLKLRDLGNTVIVVEHDEDTIRSADHIIDMGPGAGVHGGYVVAEGDLKDITANERSLTGLYLRGKMSIPVPAARRRSNKSIKVKGASEFNLKKIDVEFPLGIFNCVTGVSGSGKSTLVLDILYNALAKRLYSSKERPGLYKSIEGIDLIDKVINIDQSPLGRSPRSNPATYTGIFTLIRNLFSQAIESKVRGYKPNRFSFNVTGGRCEACKGDGLMKVTMHFLPDVYVLCEACKGARYNRETLDIKYKGRNISEVLNMTVSQALDFFGAIPQLKNKLATIEKVGLGYIALGQSATTLSGGEAQRVKLSKELSRRATGKTLYILDEPTTGLHFVDIHKLLEVLRALVDAGNTVIVIEHNLEVIKSADHIIDLGPEGGKDGGRVVAKGTPEEVANNPKSHTGAYLKEKLFVKKESSV